In the genome of Dermacentor silvarum isolate Dsil-2018 chromosome 1, BIME_Dsil_1.4, whole genome shotgun sequence, one region contains:
- the LOC119452812 gene encoding uncharacterized protein LOC119452812 translates to MAELKMTQYLLEEEQLILKTMKKLQEQLNKLKVEELNLMSAIRNKQSEERSAAPLPQVEKLPDCKTQAEENEEPTNSEEIDLRVDNILSAPMDISSQPRDTSGEEDEEDET, encoded by the exons ATGGCGGAGTTGAAGATGACGCAGTATTTATTAGAAGAGGAGCAATTAATCCTGAAAACGATGAAAAAATTGCAGGAACAGCTCAACAAGCTCAAGGTCGAGGAGTTGAACCTAATGAGCGCGATTCGTAATAAGCAGTCTGAAGAAAGATCCGCTGCTCCACTTCCGCAGGTCGAAAAACTGCCG GATTGCAAGACTCAAGCAGAAGAGAACGAGGAGCCCACAAATTCCGAGGAAATTGACCTGCGAGTCGACAACATCCTAAGCG CACCGATGGATATTTCAAGCCAACCTCGAGATACCAGTGGAGAGGAAGATGAAGAAGATGAAACGTAG
- the LOC125942839 gene encoding LOW QUALITY PROTEIN: uncharacterized protein DDB_G0271670-like (The sequence of the model RefSeq protein was modified relative to this genomic sequence to represent the inferred CDS: deleted 1 base in 1 codon) — protein MHATTATQQQQQQQQQQQQQQHSSSSSSSSSSSSSSSSSSSSSSSSSSSSSSSSSSSSSSSSSSSSSSSSSSSSSSSSSSSSSSSSSSSSSSSSSSSSSSSSSSSSSSSSSSSSSSSSSSSSSSSSSSSSSSSSSSSSSSSSSSSSKQQQQQSSSSSSSSSSSSSSSSSSSSSSSSSSSSSSSSSSSSSSSSSSSSSSSSSSSSSSSSSSSSSSSSSSSSSSSRSSSSSSSSSSSSSSSSSSSSS, from the exons ATGCATGCCACAACAGCCACGCAG cagcagcagcagcagcagcagcagcagcagcagcagcagca cagcagcagcagcagcagcagcagcagcagcagcagcagcagcagcagcagcagcagcagcagcagcagcagcagcagcagcagcagcagcagcagcagcagcagcagcagcagcagcagcagcagcagcagcagcagcagcagcagcagcagcagcagcagcagcagcagcagcagcagcagcagcagcagcagcagcagcagcagcagcagcagcagcagcagcagcagcagcagcagcagcagcagcagcagcagcagcagcagcagcagcagcagcagcagcagcagcagcagcagcagcagcagcagcagcagcagcagcagcagcagcagcagcagcagcagcagcagcagcagcagcagcagcagcaagcagcagcagcagcag agcagcagcagcagcagcagcagcagcagcagcagcagcagcagcagcagcagcagcagcagcagcagcagcagcagcagcagcagcagcagcagcagcagcagcagcagcagcagcagcagcagcagcagcagcagcagcagcagcagcagcagcagcagcagcagcagcagcagcagcagcagcagcagcagcagcagcagcagcagcagccgcagcagcagcagcagcagcagcagcagcagcagcagcagcagcagcagcagcagcagcagcagc